Proteins encoded together in one Prunus dulcis chromosome 3, ALMONDv2, whole genome shotgun sequence window:
- the LOC117621365 gene encoding xyloglucan endotransglucosylase/hydrolase 2-like produces the protein MSSCSEVSMVLLVSFFVTSLMAMTASAGNFYQDFDITFGGERAKILNGGQLLTLNLDKFSGSGFKSKNEYLLGRIDMQIKLVSGNSAGTVTAYYLSSQGPTHDEIDFEFLGNLSGDPYTLHTNVFSQGKGNREQQFHLWFDPTKTFHTYSIVWNSQRIIFLVDNIPIRVFHNLETIGVPFPKNQPMRIYSSLWNADDWATRGGLVKTDWTQAPFTASYRNFKVSTTSINSLTEQSAWQTQGLDAAGRNRLRWVQQKFMVYNYCSDLKRFPQGLPAECRRSRF, from the exons ATGTCTTCTTGTTCTGAGGTCTCAATGGtgcttcttgtttctttttttgtaaCTTCTCTGATGGCCATGACGGCCTCAGCTGGGAATTTCTATCAAGACTTTGACATCACGTTCGGAGGCGAACGGGCTAAGATACTCAACGGAGGACAGCTTCTCACACTTAACCTTGACAAGTTTTCTGGGTCTGGTTTCAAGTCCAAGAATGAGTACTTACTTGGAAGAATTGACATGCAGATCAAGTTGGTCTCTGGCAACTCAGCTGGCACTGTCACTGCATACTAT TTATCTTCTCAAGGGCCAACCCATGATGAGATTGACTTTGAATTCTTGGGAAACTTATCTGGAGACCCCTACACTCTTCATACCAATGTGTTCAGCCAAGGAAAAGGAAACAGAGAACAACAATTCCATCTCTGGTTTGATCCCACAAAGACCTTCCACACCTACTCCATTGTCTGGAACAGCCAGCGGATTAT ATTCTTGGTGGACAACATTCCAATCAGAGTGTTCCACAACTTGGAAACAATTGGAGTTCCATTTCCCAAAAACCAACCCATGAGGATTTACTCAAGCCTCTGGAATGCGGATGACTGGGCAACAAGAGGTGGCCTTGTGAAGACTGACTGGACACAAGCTCCTTTCACTGCCTCTTACAGAAACTTCAAGGTCTCCACTACATCTATTAACTCCTTAACAGAGCAGAGTGCATGGCAGACTCAAGGGCTTGATGCTGCAGGCCGAAACCGGCTTCGATGGGTGCAACAAAAGTTCATGGTCTACAACTACTGCTCTGACCTCAAACGCTTCCCCCAAGGCCTCCCAGCCGAATGCAGACGATCAAGGTTCTAG
- the LOC117623041 gene encoding xyloglucan endotransglucosylase/hydrolase 2-like, with the protein MPFSSSCSKVSMVLVVSLFVTSLMAMAASAGNFFQDFDVTFGDERAKILNGGQLLTLNLDKASGSGFKSKNEYLLGRIDMQIKLVSGNSAGTVTAYYLSSEGPTHDEIDFEFLGNLSGDPYTLHTNVFSQGKGNREQQFHLWFDPTKAFHTYSIVWNSQRIIFLVDNIPIRVFHNLETIGVPFPKSQPMRIYSSLWNADDWATRGGLVKTDWTQAPFTASYRNFQASTTSTNSLTEQSAWQTQGLDAAGRNRLRWVQQKFMVYNYCSDLKRFPQGLPAECRRSRF; encoded by the exons atgcctttttcttcttcttgttctaaGGTCTCAATGGTGCTTGtggtttctttgtttgtaACTTCTCTGATGGCCATGGCCGCCTCAGCTGGTAATTTCTTTCAAGACTTTGATGTAACATTCGGCGATGAGCGTGCTAAGATACTAAATGGAGGACAGCTTCTCACACTTAACCTTGACAAGGCTTCTGGGTCTGGTTTCAAATCCAAGAATGAGTACTTATTGGGCAGGATTGACATGCAGATCAAGTTGGTCTCTGGCAACTCAGCTGGCACTGTCACTGCATACTAT TTATCTTCCGAGGGTCCAACTCATGATGAGATTGACTTTGAGTTTTTGGGAAACTTATCTGGAGATCCCTACACTCTCCACACAAACGTGTTCAGCCAAGGAAAAGGAAACAGAGAACAACAATTCCATCTCTGGTTTGATCCCACAAAGGCCTTCCACACCTACTCCATTGTCTGGAACAGCCAGCGGATTAT ATTCTTAGTGGACAACATTCCAATCAGAGTGTTCCACAACTTGGAAACAATTGGAGTTCCATTTCCCAAAAGCCAACCCATGAGGATTTACTCAAGCCTCTGGAATGCAGATGACTGGGCAACAAGAGGTGGCCTTGTGAAGACTGACTGGACACAAGCTCCCTTCACTGCCTCTTACAGAAACTTCCAGGCCTCCACCACATCTACTAACTCCTTAACAGAGCAGAGTGCATGGCAGACTCAAGGGCTTGATGCTGCAGGCCGAAACCGGCTTCGATGGGTGCAACAAAAGTTCATGGTCTACAACTACTGCTCTGACCTCAAACGCTTCCCACAAGGCCTCCCAGCCGAATGCAGACGGTCGAGGTTCTAG
- the LOC117621485 gene encoding probable xyloglucan endotransglucosylase/hydrolase protein 16, which translates to MSSHKVSLMFFISLIITSLMAMAALAGNFYQDFDIMFGDQRLKILEEGKLVTLSLDKVSGAGFQSKNGYIFGRFDVQMKMPPGNSAGTVTTFYLSSSGPNHDEIDLEFLGNSTGEPYTLHTNVYAQGQGSKEQQFHLWFDPTNDFHTYSVVWNSKRIIFLVDGSPIRVFNNLESLGLPFPKNQSMKIYATFWNADDWATQGGRVKTDWSHAPFSASYRNFNINACLGSQESPSSSCSTSTNSSAWQNQGLNAAGRNRLRWLQRKFMVYDYCTDRPKFPKGLPRECKHSRV; encoded by the exons ATGTCTTCACATAAGGTCTCATTgatgttttttatttctttgatcATAACTTCTCTGATGGCCATGGCTGCCTTAGCTGGTAATTTCTATCAAGACTTTGACATTATGTTCGGCGATCAACGTCTTAAGATACTCGAGGAAGGAAAACTTGTCACGCTCTCCCTTGACAAGGTTTCTGGCGCTGGTTTCCAGTCCAAAAATGGATATATATTTGGAAGGTTTGATGTGCAAATGAAGATGCCACCTGGGAACTCAGCTGGTACTGTCACCACATTCTAT TTATCTTCTTCAGGTCCAAATCATGATGAGATTGACTTGGAGTTTCTGGGCAACTCCACTGGGGAGCCCTACACTCTCCATACTAATGTCTACGCCCAAGGGCAGGGGTCCAAGGAACAACAATTCCACCTATGGTTTGATCCCACAAACGACTTCCACACCTACTCCGTTGTTTGGAACAGCAAGCGCATTAT ATTCTTGGTGGATGGAAGTCCAATTAGAGTGTTCAACAACTTGGAATCACTTGGCCTTCCATTTCCTAAAAATCAATCCATGAAGATTTATGCAACTTTCTGGAATGCTGATGACTGGGCAACACAAGGTGGGCGTGTGAAGACTGACTGGAGCCATGCTCCTTTCTCTGCCTCCTACAGAAACTTCAACATCAATGCTTGCCTTGGGTCACAAgaatcaccatcatcatcttgCTCTACATCTACCAATTCCTCAGCATGGCAGAACCAAGGGCTTAATGCTGCAGGCCGGAACAGACTTCGATGGTTGCAACGCAAGTTCATGGTCTATGACTACTGCACTGACCGTCCTAAGTTCCCGAAAGGTCTCCCACGCGAATGTAAGCATTCGAGGGTCTAG
- the LOC117623155 gene encoding xyloglucan endotransglucosylase/hydrolase 2-like, translating to MSSCSEVSMVLLVSLFVTSLMALTASAGNFYQDFDITFGGERAKILNGGQLLTLNLDKFSGSGFKSKNEYLFGRIDMQIKLVSGNSAGTVTAYYLSSEGPTHDEIDFEFLGNLSGDPYTLHTNVFSQGKGNREQQFHLWFDPTKAFHTYSIVWNSQRIIFLVDNIPIRVFHNLETIGVPFPKNQPMRIYSSLWNADDWATRGGLVKTDWTQAPFTASYRNFKVSTTTSTSTNSLTEQSAWQTQGLDAAGRNRLRWVQQKFMVYNYCSDLKRFPQGLPVECRRSRF from the exons ATGTCTTCTTGTTCTGAGGTCTCAATGGTGcttcttgtttctttgtttgtaaCTTCTCTGATGGCCTTGACTGCCTCAGCTGGTAATTTCTATCAAGACTTCGACATCACATTCGGAGGCGAACGGGCTAAGATACTCAACGGAGGACAGCTTCTCACTCTTAACCTTGACAAGTTTTCTGGGTCTGGTTTCAAATCCAAGAATGAGTACTTGTTTGGAAGAATTGACATGCAGATCAAGTTGGTCTCTGGCAACTCAGCTGGCACTGTCACTGCATACTAT TTATCTTCTGAAGGTCCAACTCATGATGAGATTGACTTTGAGTTTTTGGGCAACTTATCTGGAGACCCCTACACTCTCCATACCAATGTGTTCAGCCAAGGAAAAGGAAACAGAGAACAACAATTCCATCTTTGGTTTGATCCTACAAAAGCCTTCCACACCTACTCCATTGTCTGGAACTCTCAGCGCATCAT ATTCTTGGTAGACAACATTCCAATCAGAGTGTTCCACAACTTGGAAACAATTGGAGTTCCATTTCCCAAAAACCAACCCATGAGGATTTACTCAAGCCTCTGGAATGCTGATGACTGGGCAACAAGAGGTGGACTTGTGAAGACTGACTGGACACAAGCTCCTTTCACTGCCTCTTACAGAAACTTCAAGGTCTCCACTACTACATCCACATCTACTAACTCCTTAACAGAGCAGAGTGCATGGCAGACTCAAGGGCTTGATGCTGCAGGCCGAAACCGGCTTCGATGGGTGCAACAAAAGTTCATGGTCTACAACTACTGTTCTGACCTCAAACGCTTCCCACAAGGCCTCCCAGTTGAATGCAGACGATCAAGGTTCTAG
- the LOC117621181 gene encoding xyloglucan endotransglucosylase/hydrolase 2-like isoform X2 produces the protein MNSSKVTVMLFLSFFVSSIMAASAGNFYQDFDVTFGDERAKILNGGQLLTLNLDKFSGSGFKSKNEYLLGRIDMQIKLVSGNSAGTVTAYYLSSQGPTHDEIDFEFLGNLSGDPYTLHTNVFSQGKGNREQQFHLWFDPTKAFHTYSIVWNSQRIIFLVDNIPIRVFTNLETIGVPFPKNQPMRIYSSLWNADDWATRGGLVKTDWTQAPFTASYRNFKVSTTTSTSTNSLTEQSAWQTQGLDAAGRNRLRWVQQKFMVYNYCSDLKRFPQGLPVECRRSRF, from the exons ATGAATTCTTCCAAGGTCACTGTgatgctttttctttctttttttgtaagTTCTATAATGGCTGCCTCAGCTGGTAATTTCTATCAGGACTTTGATGTAACATTCGGCGATGAACGCGCTAAGATACTCAACGGAGGACAGCTTCTCACACTTAACCTTGACAAGTTTTCTGGGTCTGGTTTCAAATCCAAGAATGAGTACTTACTTGGAAGAATTGACATGCAGATCAAGCTGGTCTCTGGCAACTCAGCTGGCACTGTCACTGCATACTAT TTATCTTCTCAAGGGCCAACCCATGATGAGATTGACTTTGAATTTTTGGGAAACTTATCTGGAGACCCCTACACTCTCCATACCAATGTGTTCAGCCAAGGAAAAGGAAACAGAGAACAACAATTCCATCTTTGGTTTGATCCCACAAAGGCCTTCCACACCTATTCAATTGTCTGGAACAGCCAGAGGATTAT ATTCTTAGTAGACAACATTCCAATCAGAGTGTTCACCAACTTGGAAACAATTGGAGTTCCATTTCCCAAAAACCAACCCATGAGGATTTACTCAAGCCTCTGGAATGCTGATGACTGGGCAACAAGAGGTGGACTTGTGAAGACTGACTGGACACAAGCTCCTTTCACTGCCTCTTACAGAAACTTCAAGGTCTCCACTACTACATCTAC ATCTACTAACTCCTTAACAGAGCAGAGTGCATGGCAGACTCAAGGGCTAGATGCTGCAGGCCGAAACCGGCTTCGATGGGTGCAACAAAAGTTTATGGTCTATAACTACTGTTCTGACCTCAAACGCTTCCCACAAGGCCTCCCAGTTGAATGCAGACGATCGAGGTTCTAG
- the LOC117622222 gene encoding uncharacterized protein LOC117622222 → MQSTSSAPLSKCSYPLPNHFHFHHRHPKKKLNFLTLPQKTKTHFTNHCAFYISHTNSCSKEHQNKTQKHNSGNPDPYQNDALFLQLNSSTGTESSNNQSPEAPSREQGQDQRESEADYPKGLSTNMWWADVKGALGQRFNFGAIARSARVLTKDKHLALPHVSVPDIRYIDWPELHRRGFKGVVFDKDNTLTVPYSLTLCGLLGSSLEQCKSVFGPDIAVFSNSAGLYEYDHDGSKARKLEGAIGIKVIRHKVKKPAGTAEEIEKHFGCKASHLIMVGDRPLTDIVYGNQNGFLTILTEPLSLAEEPFIVRQVRKLETSLVNRWFRKGLKPTSHRLLPDGMQCVKHPPPLS, encoded by the exons atgcagTCGACCTCATCAGCTCCATTGTCCAAGTGCTCTTACCCTCTCCCAAACCACTTCCACTTCCACCATCGACATCCTAAGAAAAAACTCAACTTCCTAACCCTAccccaaaaaaccaaaacccactTCACAAACCACTGTGCCTTTTACATCTCTCACACAAACAGTTGCAGCAAAGagcaccaaaacaaaacccagaagCACAACAGCGGCAATCCCGACCCTTATCAGAACGATGCATTATTTCTACAACTGAACTCCTCCACTGGCACCGAAAGCTCCAATAATCAAAGCCCAGAAGCCCCTAGCCGAGAACAAGGACAAGATCAAAGAGAGAGCGAAGCCGATTATCCCAAGGGACTTTCCACAAACATGTGGTGGGCAGACGTGAAAGGAGCGTTGGGACAAAGGTTCAACTTTGGAGCCATTGCTCGTTCGGCCAGGGTGCTCACAAAAGACAAGCACTTGGCACTGCCTCACGTCTCTGTGCCTGATATAAGGTACATTGATTGGCCTGAGTTGCATAGAAGGGGTTTCAAGGGTGTTGTGTTTGACAAGGATAACACTTTAACTGTGCCTTATTCTTTGACGCTCTGTGGTCTTCTTGGGTCATCATTGGAGCAGTGTAAATCTGTTTTCGGACCCGATATTGCGGTGTTCAGTAACTCGGCTG GGCTTTATGAGTATGACCATGATGGTTCAAAAGCTAGGAAGCTTGAAGGGGCTATTGGAATCAAAGTCATAAGGCATA AAGTGAAGAAACCAGCTGGAACAGCTGAAGAGATCGAGAAGCATTTTGGTTGTAAAGCCTCACACCTTATTATG GTGGGTGATCGGCCCTTAACTGATATCGTCTATGGGAATCAAAATGGCTTTCTGACTATTTTAACTGAACCGTTGAGTCTTGCTGAGGAGCCATTCATTGTTAGGCAG GTGAGGAAACTAGAAACATCCCTTGTGAACCGTTGGTTTAGGAAAGGGTTAAAGCCCACCAGTCATAGGCTGTTGCCAGACGGTATGCAGTGTGTGAAACATCCACCGCCCTT gaGTTGA
- the LOC117621181 gene encoding xyloglucan endotransglucosylase/hydrolase 2-like isoform X1, with product MPFSSSCSKVSMVLVVSLFVTSLMAMTASAGNFFQDFDVTFGDQRAKILNGGQLLTLNLDKASGSGFKSKNEYLLGRIDMQIKLVSGNSAGTVTAYYLSSEGPTHDEIDFEFLGNVSGDPYTLHTNVFSQGKGNREQQFHLWFDPTKAFHTYSIVWNSQRIIFLVDNIPIRVFTNLETIGVPFPKNQPMRIYSSLWNADDWATRGGLVKTDWTQAPFTASYRNFQASTTSTNSLTEQSAWQTQGLDAAGRNRLRWVQQKFMVYNYCSDLKRFPQGLPVECRRSRF from the exons atgcctttttcttcttcttgttctaaGGTCTCAATGGTGCTTGtggtttctttgtttgtaACTTCTCTGATGGCCATGACTGCCTCAGCTGGTAATTTCTTTCAAGACTTTGATGTAACATTCGGCGATCAGCGCGCTAAGATACTAAACGGAGGACAACTTCTCACACTCAACCTTGACAAGGCCTCTGGGTCTGGTTTCAAATCCAAGAATGAGTACTTATTGGGCAGGATTGACATGCAGATCAAGTTGGTCTCTGGCAACTCAGCTGGCACTGTCACTGCATACTAC TTATCTTCTGAGGGTCCAACTCATGATGAGATTGACTTTGAGTTTTTGGGAAACGTATCTGGAGACCCCTACACTCTCCATACCAATGTTTTCAGCCAAGGAAAAGGAAACAGAGAACAACAATTCCATCTTTGGTTTGATCCCACAAAGGCCTTCCACACCTATTCAATTGTCTGGAACAGCCAGAGGATTAT ATTCTTAGTGGACAACATTCCAATCAGAGTGTTCACCAACTTGGAAACAATTGGAGTTCCATTTCCCAAAAACCAACCCATGAGGATTTACTCAAGCCTCTGGAATGCTGATGACTGGGCAACAAGAGGTGGACTTGTGAAGACTGACTGGACACAAGCTCCTTTCACTGCCTCTTACAGAAACTTCCAGGCCTCCACCACATCTACTAACTCCTTAACAGAGCAGAGTGCATGGCAGACTCAAGGGCTAGATGCTGCAGGCCGAAACCGGCTTCGATGGGTGCAACAAAAGTTTATGGTCTATAACTACTGTTCTGACCTCAAACGCTTCCCACAAGGCCTCCCAGTTGAATGCAGACGATCGAGGTTCTAG